The Cohaesibacter intestini genome segment GCTATAGGCCAGATTACCGATACGAAAGCCCAGCGAGTGAATGTCGCCATGCACCTGATTGTAAGGCATGGCATCAATCGTCCCTGCAGGCCCTTCGACAGAAACCAACTTGCCATGCTCGATCAGGCTCGGATCCAGGATCGGAGGATAAGAACTGCCCGGGGGTGTTTTGAGACAATAGCCAAAGGCTTGCTCGATCCGCTCCATCGTCATTGCATTGGCGTGGATTTTCACCCGCTGTCGACGATTGAACACAAAGGCCCGCAAGTCATCGATACCGTGCAAATGATCCGCATGCGGATGGGTGTAAACAACACCGTCGACCCAGTCGATTCCCGCCGTCAGCATTTGCTGGCGAAAATCTGGACCGCTATCGATCAGCAGTCGAGTGACAATGTCACCGTCGAACTTTTCCACCAGTGCAGAACAACGGGTGCGGCGGTTCTTCGGATTGTTTGGGTCGCATTTGCCCCAGTCATTGCCAACCCGTGGCACGCCGGGAGAAGACCCGCATCCGAGAATGTGAAATTTATAGCCGCTTTCCGTCATTGCTTTCCTCAAGTCGCAGGATCCGCAGTCTAGCTGCGCTCTGCCTTGCTGAACAGACGGAAAAAGTTGTCTGTGGTGATCTGCGCAATCTCGTCCTTCGAGACGCCTTTGACGTCAGCCAGAACCTCCGCCGTGTGTGCCACATAGGCAGGCTCATTGCGCTTGCCGCGATATGGCATCGGTGCCAGATACGGCGCATCGGTTTCCACCAGCAGCCGATCAAGTGGGACATCACTGACAATGTCACGGATATCCTGAGAGCGTTTGAAGGTCAGAATGCCGGAGAGGGAGACATACATCCCCATATCCACCGCCCGCATGGCGAGCTCTCGCCCCGAAGAGAAGCAATGCAGAATGGCTTTATAAGGCCCCTCTTCCATTCCTTCGCTCAGGATCGAGATCATGTCTTCATCCGCATCACGCGAATGAATGACCAGCGGCAGACCGGTCATCTGCGCCGCCTTGATGTGGGTGCGCAAGCCCTGAGCCTGCGCTTCCCTTGGGGCATTGTCATAGAAATAATCAAGCCCTGCTTCGCCAATCGCCACGCATTTGGGATGCTCCGCCAGCTTGGCAATATCGTCTGCGCTGAAATCCAGCTCCTGATCCGCATTATGCGGATGGGTACCGACCGAGCAGAAGATATTGTCATAGCGTTCCGCAATGGCCTTGATCTGATCAAACTTGCGAATATGAGTGCAGATGGTCACCATATGCCCGACACCTGCCAATTCGGCACGCCGGATCACATCGTCCAACTCTTCCTTGAAATCAGGAAAGTCCAGATGGCAGTGGCTGTCGACAAGCATGGGGCGATTTATTCCTCTTCTTCGGTCTTCTCAACATAGCGCGGGAAGACCGGGCTTGGCTTGTCAATTGGCGTGCCAGCTTTCAGGCGATGCTCAGCACCAAGCGACGCAAAGCTACGCTCCTCTTCTACCAAAGCGAACAGATCCAGCAACTTGCCTGCGGAGGTCGGAATGAAAGGCTGAGCCAAAATACCAACCTGACGGATCACTTCCGCTGTGACATAAAGCACGGTTTTCATCCGCTCTGGATCGGTCTTGCGCAAGGCCCAAGGCTCTTGCGAAGCGAAATACCGGTTGGCTTCGCCAACCACATCCCAGACAGTTTCAAGCGCCTTATGGATCAGTTGCTTGTCCATGAAGGCCTGACATTTTTCCAGCATCCCATCGGCCTGGGCCAACATCGCTTTGTCTTCAGCGCTATAGTCCCCCGGTGCAGGCAGAGCCTTGTCGCAGTTCTTGGCGATCATCGACAAGGAACGGCTGGCAAGATTGCCCAGATCGTTGGCAAGATCGGCATTGGTCCGGTTAACGATGGCCTCGTGGCTGTAATTGCCATCCTGACCGAACGGCACTTCGCGCATGAAGAAGAAACGGGTCTGATCAAGACCATATTCTTCAATCAAGCCAAAGGGATCGATCACATTGCCAACCGACTTGGACATTTTCTCGCCGCGGTTGAACAGGAAGCCATGGGCATAGACACGCTTGGGCAGTGGAATGCCTGCGGACATCAGGAAAGCAGGCCAGTAAACCGCATGAAAGCGAATGATATCCTTGCCGATGATGTGAGTGGCATTGGACCAATAGTTCTGGAACTTCTCACTGTCCATGTTCGGGTAACCAAGCGCAGTGATATAGTTGGTCAGCGCATCCACCCAGACATACATAACGTGATTGTCTGTGCCCGGCACCGGAATACCCCAGTCAAAGGTGGTGCGCGAGATTGACAGATCGCGCAGACCGCCCTTCACAAAGCTCATCACCTCGTTGCGGCGCTCGGACGGGCCCATGAAATCCGGTTGGCTTTCATACAACTCCATCAGCTTGTCCTGATAGTTGGACAGACGGAAGAAATAGCTTTCCTCTTCGGTCCATTCCACTGGCGAACCCTGTGGACCATAACGCACGCCATCTTCGCGCAGTTCGGTTTCGCTTTCAGCATAGAAGGCTTCATCGCGTACGGAATACCAACCGGCATAGCTGTCGAGATAAATGTCGCCAGCCTCTTCCATTGCCTTCCAGATGGCCTTTGACGCCTCATAATGGCGCGGCTGCGAGGTGCGAATGAAATCATCATTGGAACAGCCAAGGGCCTTGGCCATTTCTTCAAACACAGGCGCATTGCGGTCCGCCAACTGAGCGGCGGTCAGTCCCTGCTTCTCCGCCGTCTGTTGCATCTTCTGGCCATGCTCGTCTGTGCCGGTCACAAAGAAGACATTGTAACCATCCAGCCGCTTGAAGCGTGCCATGGCATCCGTTGCCATCATCTCGTAGGCGTGCCCGATATGAGGCGCTCCGTTGGGATAGGAAATGGCGGTGGAAATGAAAAACGGTTGCTTGTCAGTCATGCCGGATGTCGTCTTTTCAAAAGGTTGTTGTCTCGATGCGGGATTTCCAGACGATAGCGACCTTGATGTCGCCGCAACAAATCGGGCGACCATGAGGGGTCGGGCTGGAAATGGTCACCTGAGGTTTTGGGCGAAGGGGCCGGTTGCGTCAAGGCTTTTCATTGATGCTTGCCCGTTTATGGTCAATTTGCCCCCATTCGTCAGGTACACAATCTGGTAATAGCTGACAGTGATGGGAGAAACTCAGAGGCCTTTGGAGGCTTTTGCCACCATCCGCATCACGGCGATGACGGCTTGTTTCTTGTCGAGATTGAAAATGCGGGTTTCGCGCAAGATTGAACCTGCTTTTTCCCAGGCCTCGGCCAAAGGGTAGAGGTCGGCCCCGCTCACATCCCCCTTCCCGCCGCCTTTATGCAGCTGATTGGAAAGGTGGCGGTGAACAAGATCCGCAAATCCGTCGAACCGTTGATCCCTGCCGCGCTGATCGACCATTTCCGCAAAAGCACTCAGGCTTTCATAATCTGGATTGTAGGGGGGCTGCAACAACCGCTCGAACGCATGGACCAGCACCAGACCTTCATCGCTTTGCAGTTCGGCAGCCTTGCGGATTGACCCGTCACACAGAACGCTGAGATCTGCCACCTGATCACCGGATGCTATGTCCAGCCCCATCAGGGCTTCCGACAAAACCGGATTTTCGAGCGGAGCGAAAGACAGGCGACGACAACGCGACCGGATGGTCGGCAACAGGCGCCCGGGCGCGTGGGAGACCAAAAAGAAGATAGCATGCTTGGGTGGTTCTTCGAGTATCTTCAACAAGGCATTGGCCGCATTGCCATTCAAATCGTCAGCGGGATCGACAATACAAACACGCCAGCTATTTTCACCCGCCGTAGAGCCAAAGAAGCGCACGGTTTTGCGCACTTCATCAACCGTAATTTCGGTGCGGAATTTCTTGGTTTTTTGATCATAAGGACGATCAATCGCTAGCAGATTTGGATGAGCATAATTGGCAACCAGTTTGGCCGCGTGGCTGTCGGGACTGACATCAAGGCTGCTAGGTCCGAAACCATCACCAAGCAAGGAATCCCCTGCAGACATCCCTGACGACCCCAACCCTTCATTGAAAATGAACCGCGCTGCCCGATAGGCAAAGGTTGCCTTGCCAATCCCTTTCGGTCCAGTCAACAACCATGCATGATGCATCTTGCCCGACTGCCAAGCGGACAAAAAGGTCTCTTCCGCCTTGCTGTGACCGAAAAACTGCTCTTGCTGGTGCGGAGCTGCCAATCCTTCCAGACTATCAAAAATCGGAAAATCCAGATCCATATCCGCCATCTAAGCCTCTACGCTTTCACGCTTGTTGTCGTCCTGATCCGACAGGAGTTTGGCTTCCACGACTTGCCAAATATCCGCAGCAATTTCATCCACGCTCTGCGACGCATCAATCACCTTGCAGCGCTTGGGATCACTATAGGCAAGTTGCAAAAAGGCATTGCGTCGGGCTTCGTGAATGACAAGATCTTCGCGTTCAAACCGGTCGGCAATCTCGTCAGCGGACCGTCTTGCATGCGCCCGGCTCATGCCCACTTCAGCGCGCAAGTCCAGAATGAGCGTCAGATCCGGCCGCATGCCATCAATGGCAAGACGTTCCAGCTGATCAACCAATTCAGGGGCCACACCACCGCTTTCCCCTTGATAGACTCTGGTGGAATCCATAAACCGATCGCACAGAACCCACTGTCCCTGTTCAAGCGCAGGCTTGATCTTGCTGTCCACATGATCAGCACGGGCCGCAGCAAAGAGGATCGCCTCACCGCTTTCCCCCAACCCCATCTGATCGGCGATGCCTGACAGCAAAACATGCCGCAAGGCTTCTGCGCGCGGTGAGCCGCCAGGTTCACGGCTTTTGATACAATCGATATTCTGCTTGGCCAAACGCTCTTCAAGCAAGCGTATCTGGGTGGTTTTTCCGACCCCTTCGCCCCCTTCAAAGGTTATGAATTTGCCTTTTCGCATAAATATCTCGATTGTTGTTTCTCTGGCACCACGCACCGGCGCCGACACCCTGCGCGAATCTCTACAAGCCGATTAGTCAGGCAGACGCTCCGACAAACAAGAGGCTTTTCATAAAAAAGCCTCTTGCATACACGCCTTTGTGTGACCCTTAAAGAATCCCCTATGTGTCAAACGCGCGATAGCTGAATCACAGCCATCCAAGCAACAGTTCTTGAAGACCATCCATGGCGCGCTGGCTCAGTGTTCCCTTGCCTACCGAATGACCGGTAACCAGCGGGGTCTCCAAAATGACTGTGTCATCTGACCAGACCTTGAGGGTTGCCACCTTGGCTCCCTCCTCTAGCGGCGCTTTCAGCGGTCCTTGATAGTAGATGCGAGCCTTCAGCCGACCTTCCTGTGACCGGGCCATGAAAACACTGACAGGGCGTTCACTGACCAGCATTACATTGGATTGATCCCCACCATGCACATTGGCAGTCGCGATTTCCTCGTCGGCATCATAAATGCGTTTGGAGGTAAAGGCCCGAAAGCCCCAACCCATCAGTTTGCGGGCTTCCTCACGACGCTCTTTCTTGCTTTTCATGCCACTGAGCACGGCAATCAGACGCTGATCCCCCTGCTTGGCGGACGAAACGAGACCATAGCCGGATTTTTCGGTGTAACCGGTTTTCATCCCGTCGGCTCCTTGCGTAAACCCAAGGGTGGGATTGCGATTGCGCTGGGTGATGTTGTTCCAAGTGAACTCGGGAATGGAGAAAAAGTGATAATATTCCGGGTAGGTTTCGATGATGTGCCGCGCGAGGATCGACAGATCCTTGGCGGTTACATGTTGTCCCTCGGCAGGCAAACCGGTGGAATTGACAAAATTGGAGCCGGTCAGACCGATATCCTCGGCCCGGTTATTCATCAGTTGCGCAAAACTCGCTTCATTGCCCGCCATGCCTTCGGCAACAGCAATACAGGCATCGTTGCCCGATTGCACAGTGATGCCCTGAATAAGGGCCTCTAGCGGGACACTGGACCCAAGCTTTGCAAACATGGTCGAGCCGCCCGAATTGGCGCCGCCCTCTCGCCATGCAAATTCTGAGATCAGAAACTCGTCTTCCATAGACAAAGAGCCGGTCTTCAAAGCATTGAAGACGACTTCCAACGTCATCAATTTCGCCAAAGACGCAGGAGGAATTTGCTCATTTTCGTTTTTGCTCAAAAGCACTGATCCAGAATTGGCATCAATCATGTAGGCCTGTTCAGCCTTGGTCTGAAACACTTGAGCCTCGGCAGACAGGCCCGGCAAGACAATCAGACCGGCTGTCAGAAGAGCGAAAAAATTATTACGCTTGCAAAACAAATTTAGCATTCTTCCCTCGTAAAGTCTTCTCAGTTGGGGGAGAGTCCCTCGCCTCGCCAATCCCAACAATCAATGAAACCCACTTGGTTCTTCAATGGCTTTCTTATGCATGCAGGCAGTAAACACTGAGCCACGATCTGTTCGGCACAACATCAATCATCAGCATTAGACCTGCATGGCCTGAATCTCTGGCGATAGTACAACGCAAACCCAAAAAGAAAAAGGAGAGGACTGGCCTCTCCCTTCAAAACTGCTTGAATATGCGTCAGAATTTCCAACCCAAGGAAAGGTTATCCAGACCCCTAGCCTCGTGGCAGCCCGAAAGATTGCCGCAGCAGGTCAATATCCCCCACGCCGACACCTGATTTCAGCGCAGTCAGACGCAGCAACACACGCCCATCGACCAGAGCAACCATGTCGACCGCACTCAATTGGGCAAACTCTTCTGCCAAACGTTTGGCATAGGCAGGCTTGAACACACCCAGCTTGATCGGCTCGCTCAGCGAAACGGCATGAGAGCCATTATGATGTTTCACATAACCAGCGGCCTCGCGGGATAAAATTTCGGACATCGCCCTTTGGTTCGGCTGCGACACGATCGCATCGATCGCAGCATGACCTGCCGCAATCCGGGTTTCAATCGCAGCGTAATTCAGCTGGATCGGAGCCAACTCGACCAAAGGCGGCAAATCGCCTTTGGATGGCAACACCGCTCCATCGCCCACCAGATCAATCGGTGCCCAAGAACCGGCTGGCGCCGGTGCTGACAACTCGACCGGACTTGGTGCAGACGCCTTCGAACCGAGCGGCGGCAAGTGGGCAAGAAGATAATTGCCCCGTTTTTTCGTTTTCTGTTGCGGCTTGGCAGAGGCAACCATGATCCGCTGAGGCGCATCACGTTCACTGCCATTGCCAGGCAAGGACTTCCGATCGTCACCAATCCGCTGGCCCGGCCCACGATAGGACGCCTCGAGATATGTACGATCTTTGCCGTCCATCCGTGCCTTGCCGACATATTTCACCCGAACGTTGGCAATCCCGTCGCGCTTGAAATCAAGCACTTCTGCCACGCGTTTTGACAAATCGATAATCCGATTGTGCGCATAAGGGCCACGATCGTTGATCCTGACAATCACCGAGCGACCATTTTTCAGGTTGGTCACCCTCGCATAAGAAGGCAGTGGCAGCGTCGGGTGGGCTGCCGTCAAATCATGCATGTCGAAAATTTCGCCATTGGCAGTCAGACGGCCGTGAAAATCATCGCCATACCAAGACGCCCTGCCCGTTTTGTTATAGTTGGGCTGGTGTTTTGGCACATAAGTCCGGCCAGCTACCTTGTATGGTCTGCCAACCTTGTAATGCCCACCACCTTTGCGGAAATCTGACCGCTTGTTGGCCACGCGCACACTCGCAGATACCCCGTATTTCGGGTCATACTTGCCCTTGCTCGGTGAGCCCGGACCAGACGAACATGCTGCCAGCAGCATGGATGCAGCCGCAATGGCACAAAACGTAAAAGCTGATTTCTGGCCCGACACAAGACCAGACGAAGGGCGAGCCCCCATGGCGGAAATCCACTTGATTGACGTGTTCATGTCGACAAAACTCACAACTCGAAAGCCGACGCACCCGTCCCGGCGGTAACGTGAATAATCAAGGTTAACAAGGCCGAGACCACATACAGGATCCAGTTTAGCTTGCAAAAGACTGTTATTCCTGAATCTGGGTCAAAATTCCAGCAAAAACCACGCCTTCCGCTCCACATGGTAAAGACTTGATTAAAAAATCCAAAGCCATATACGCTGGCTCTTTAACTATGAGGCAAGCCCAATCCCCCTTGACGCTGGCTCTTAGAGATCGCCCTTTCAGCGTTTTTCAACAGTCAACGCCCTTTTTGTAGCGAACGCTTGCATTTGCCAGCAAATAGCGGCAAAAGGGCGAT includes the following:
- a CDS encoding MBL fold metallo-hydrolase, producing the protein MTESGYKFHILGCGSSPGVPRVGNDWGKCDPNNPKNRRTRCSALVEKFDGDIVTRLLIDSGPDFRQQMLTAGIDWVDGVVYTHPHADHLHGIDDLRAFVFNRRQRVKIHANAMTMERIEQAFGYCLKTPPGSSYPPILDPSLIEHGKLVSVEGPAGTIDAMPYNQVHGDIHSLGFRIGNLAYSSDVSDIEPETELMLQGLDVWIVDALRYAPHPSHFSLDEVLSWVERLKPRKTILTHMHVDMDYDTLCRTLPDNVVPAYDGMVLSFDRI
- a CDS encoding TatD family hydrolase; amino-acid sequence: MLVDSHCHLDFPDFKEELDDVIRRAELAGVGHMVTICTHIRKFDQIKAIAERYDNIFCSVGTHPHNADQELDFSADDIAKLAEHPKCVAIGEAGLDYFYDNAPREAQAQGLRTHIKAAQMTGLPLVIHSRDADEDMISILSEGMEEGPYKAILHCFSSGRELAMRAVDMGMYVSLSGILTFKRSQDIRDIVSDVPLDRLLVETDAPYLAPMPYRGKRNEPAYVAHTAEVLADVKGVSKDEIAQITTDNFFRLFSKAERS
- the metG gene encoding methionine--tRNA ligase codes for the protein MTDKQPFFISTAISYPNGAPHIGHAYEMMATDAMARFKRLDGYNVFFVTGTDEHGQKMQQTAEKQGLTAAQLADRNAPVFEEMAKALGCSNDDFIRTSQPRHYEASKAIWKAMEEAGDIYLDSYAGWYSVRDEAFYAESETELREDGVRYGPQGSPVEWTEEESYFFRLSNYQDKLMELYESQPDFMGPSERRNEVMSFVKGGLRDLSISRTTFDWGIPVPGTDNHVMYVWVDALTNYITALGYPNMDSEKFQNYWSNATHIIGKDIIRFHAVYWPAFLMSAGIPLPKRVYAHGFLFNRGEKMSKSVGNVIDPFGLIEEYGLDQTRFFFMREVPFGQDGNYSHEAIVNRTNADLANDLGNLASRSLSMIAKNCDKALPAPGDYSAEDKAMLAQADGMLEKCQAFMDKQLIHKALETVWDVVGEANRYFASQEPWALRKTDPERMKTVLYVTAEVIRQVGILAQPFIPTSAGKLLDLFALVEEERSFASLGAEHRLKAGTPIDKPSPVFPRYVEKTEEEE
- a CDS encoding DNA polymerase III subunit delta', whose amino-acid sequence is MADMDLDFPIFDSLEGLAAPHQQEQFFGHSKAEETFLSAWQSGKMHHAWLLTGPKGIGKATFAYRAARFIFNEGLGSSGMSAGDSLLGDGFGPSSLDVSPDSHAAKLVANYAHPNLLAIDRPYDQKTKKFRTEITVDEVRKTVRFFGSTAGENSWRVCIVDPADDLNGNAANALLKILEEPPKHAIFFLVSHAPGRLLPTIRSRCRRLSFAPLENPVLSEALMGLDIASGDQVADLSVLCDGSIRKAAELQSDEGLVLVHAFERLLQPPYNPDYESLSAFAEMVDQRGRDQRFDGFADLVHRHLSNQLHKGGGKGDVSGADLYPLAEAWEKAGSILRETRIFNLDKKQAVIAVMRMVAKASKGL
- the tmk gene encoding dTMP kinase, which produces MRKGKFITFEGGEGVGKTTQIRLLEERLAKQNIDCIKSREPGGSPRAEALRHVLLSGIADQMGLGESGEAILFAAARADHVDSKIKPALEQGQWVLCDRFMDSTRVYQGESGGVAPELVDQLERLAIDGMRPDLTLILDLRAEVGMSRAHARRSADEIADRFEREDLVIHEARRNAFLQLAYSDPKRCKVIDASQSVDEIAADIWQVVEAKLLSDQDDNKRESVEA
- a CDS encoding D-alanyl-D-alanine carboxypeptidase family protein, producing MLNLFCKRNNFFALLTAGLIVLPGLSAEAQVFQTKAEQAYMIDANSGSVLLSKNENEQIPPASLAKLMTLEVVFNALKTGSLSMEDEFLISEFAWREGGANSGGSTMFAKLGSSVPLEALIQGITVQSGNDACIAVAEGMAGNEASFAQLMNNRAEDIGLTGSNFVNSTGLPAEGQHVTAKDLSILARHIIETYPEYYHFFSIPEFTWNNITQRNRNPTLGFTQGADGMKTGYTEKSGYGLVSSAKQGDQRLIAVLSGMKSKKERREEARKLMGWGFRAFTSKRIYDADEEIATANVHGGDQSNVMLVSERPVSVFMARSQEGRLKARIYYQGPLKAPLEEGAKVATLKVWSDDTVILETPLVTGHSVGKGTLSQRAMDGLQELLLGWL
- a CDS encoding septal ring lytic transglycosylase RlpA family protein; translation: MNTSIKWISAMGARPSSGLVSGQKSAFTFCAIAAASMLLAACSSGPGSPSKGKYDPKYGVSASVRVANKRSDFRKGGGHYKVGRPYKVAGRTYVPKHQPNYNKTGRASWYGDDFHGRLTANGEIFDMHDLTAAHPTLPLPSYARVTNLKNGRSVIVRINDRGPYAHNRIIDLSKRVAEVLDFKRDGIANVRVKYVGKARMDGKDRTYLEASYRGPGQRIGDDRKSLPGNGSERDAPQRIMVASAKPQQKTKKRGNYLLAHLPPLGSKASAPSPVELSAPAPAGSWAPIDLVGDGAVLPSKGDLPPLVELAPIQLNYAAIETRIAAGHAAIDAIVSQPNQRAMSEILSREAAGYVKHHNGSHAVSLSEPIKLGVFKPAYAKRLAEEFAQLSAVDMVALVDGRVLLRLTALKSGVGVGDIDLLRQSFGLPRG